Part of the Pseudomonas sp. ADAK13 genome is shown below.
AGGTGGTGGTGGATCGGTCGCTGGACTGTTTACAGCCTCGGTAAACGTGCTTTCTGTGGCGAGGGGGCTTGTCCCCCGTTGGGCTGCGCAGCAGCCCCAGCAGGCTCACCGAAGTCTTTCAGTTAGATAGTGGAGTTTTTGGGAGGGGCTGCTTCGCAGCCCAACGGGGGACAAGCCCCCTCACCACAGAGAGCCCCCCTCTCCAAGAAAGTACCCAGCCACAGGGAACGGTGCAGGAATCAGAACCCGCGATGCTTCTTCAGATGATCATTGATCTTCGCCGCCGGAACCTTCTGCAAGCTGCACAGCAATTCGTGTGACAACTCCCGCAACCCGTGGGTGCGGCGCAGTTCCTCGGCCAAGTGTGCGGTGAGGTTGGCCGCCATCTCCGCATCCGCCATCGCCCGGTGAGCCTTGCCGGTGTGGGGCAGTTGGGCAAACGAGGTCAGGGTGCCCAGCTTGTGATTCGGCGCCGCCGGCATCAAGCGCCGCGCGAGTAACAGCGAACAGGCAAACTTCTGCAAACGCGTACGGCGGATCAACCCCAGCTCGAAATCCCAGAACTTCTGGTCAAACGCGGCGTTGTGCGCCAGCAGCGGCGTGGTGCCGACAAACTCGTTCACCTCGTTCATCACCCGCTCCGCCGACGGCGCGGTACGCAACATGGCGTTGCTGATGCCGGTCAGTTGCTCGATAAACCCCGGCACGCGCACGCCCGCATTCATCAGGCTCTGGTAGCGGTCCACGATCTGGCCCTGCTCCAGGATGACCACGGCGATTTCCGTGGCCCGGCAGCTGCTGCTCGGCTGGATGCCGGTGGTTTCAAAGTCGATGACCGCTATACGTTCCAAACCTGTTCCAACTCCGTCAAAAATCTATTTAAGCAGCAACGCGCCTTCGATCGGCACGTAGCGGCTGGCGGCGCGTATCAATGAGTTGGCCGTCAGCCCCGGCACGCCGTAGGCCACGGCTTCGACGCCGTGCTTGCTGATGATGCGGTCCAGCAGCATGTCGAAATCACCGTCGCCGGAGGCCAGCACCACTTCGTCGACATGGGCGGCGGCGTCCATGATGTCGATGGTGATGCCCACGTCCCAGTCGCCCTTGGCCGAGCCGTCGCTGCGCTGGATGTAGGGCTTGAGCTTCACGGTAAACCCGAGGTTGCGCAGGATCTGCTGGAATTGCTGCTGCTTGCTGTCGCCACGGTCGATGGCATAGGCGTACGCCTCGACAATCTGCCCGCGCTGGCTGATGTCAGCCCACAGGGCGGCGTAGTTGAAGTGACAGCCGTACGCCTGGCGCACGGTGTAGTAGAGGTTTTGTACATCGGCGAACACGGCTATCTTTTTCACCGCAAATCCTCATGACACGCGCATGGACCCCGGACTCAAAGGCCCGGAAAGGTTGCCAGTATGCCAGCCACACGGAAGTTTCCGAGAAAAATCAGCCCAGGGCGACGAAGCGCCCCGGTTGAGTGTGGGTCAGACGAAGGAATCGTCGTCGCCAAAGGAGGAGGAGTCGTCGGAATAGTCGTTGTCGGCGAAGCTGTCGGATGAGTTGTCGCTGCCCCAACTGTCGTTGCCGGCAAATTTCTGGTCGTCGTTGCCCCAGTTGCTGTTGTCGCTGGCAGGCGCCGGCTCTTCGCGGATGATCTCTTCAACCACTTGAGGTTGTTGCGAGTTGTGGCTGAACAGGCTGCTGATGCCTTCTGCCAGCATCACACCACCGGCCACGCCGGCTGCGGTTTTCAGTGCGCCGCCGAGGAAGCCGCTGCCAATCGGCGCTGCGGGTGCCTGTTGCGGCTGTTGGTAATTCTGCTGGGGCGCGCCGTAGTTCTGCTGCGGTGCAGGTTGCCCGCCAAACGACGGACGCGCCGGTTCACGCCAGCCACCGCCGGAAGACGCAGGGGCGCTCTGGGCCGGCTGCGGGTCGCGGGAGCCACCGCCAAAGATGCTCGACAGGAAACCGCCACTGCTCGGGGCAGGCTGCGCCGCCTGGGATTTGGCCTGTTGCAGTTGGTCCTGCAATTGCCGGATCTGCTCGGCCTGCTGCTTGTTCTGCGCATCAAGGCTCTTGATCGCATGCTCTTGCACCAGAATCGACTGGGTCATGTAGTACGCAGCGGCCGGTTGGCGAGTGACGTGTTCCTTGATCCGCGCTTCGGCCTGGGCGTCGCGGGGGGCTGAGTCCGTTTCGGCTTGCTGCAACCGTGAAAACAGTCCATCGATCAGGGTTTGCTCTTCGCTGTTCATGGCGACCTCGTTAGATTGCCGGTAGAAATCTTCGCCTTGCCCACTATGTGCAAGGTACAACCCAGTTATGGGGCTGTTACTGATTGTTTCAATGGTCTTTACGCAAGGTTTACGTTTGCTTGCATCTGGTCATGATCGGTTAAAGTAACGCCCTTGCTTTTCGGCCTGTGAAGACCCTGATGAATCCGTTAGACGTACTGCGCGACTCCTTCTTCTTTTTCAAGCGCAACCTGGGCGCCATCGTGCAGTTGTGCCTGCCGTTGGTGATCTTCGAAGCCCTGCTGCAACAGGTGCTCGACCACACCCTCGGCCCGGATGCGTTTCCCGGCTACAGCGTGGTCATCGGTTTGCTGGTGTATCCGCTGTACACGGGCGCACTGATCCTGTTCCTCGACGCCCGCACCCGGGGCGAATCGCCACGTACCCTGGATGTACTGGCCATGGCCCTGACCCTGTGGCCGCGTTTTGCCTTGCTGACGGCTGTCAGCACGCTGCTGATCCTGCTGGGCTTGTCGCTGTATTTTCTGCCGGGCCTGTGGCTGATGGTGGTGCTGGCCTTCGCTGAATACCTGCTGGTGCTGCGGGGCATGTCGGCGCTGTCGGCCATGAAGGAAAGCCTGCGCCTGACCCGTGGGCATTTCTGGCGCATCCTGGTGTGCCTGCTGTGCGTGATGACCCCGCTGTGGTTGCTCAAGGGCGCCAGCGTCGCGGTTTACCCGGACCCGAACCCGCTGCTGGGCCTGCTGATCGACAGCGCACAAAGCTTCCTGCAGCTGTTCACCAGCGTGGTGTTGTTCCGCCTGTTCATGTTGATTGGTGGCGACGCCGACGCGCGGTGATATGCTCCGGGCCTTGTCCTGCAACGCCATAAGCCGAGCCGATGACCCGACTACTGCGCATTACCTTGCTGGGCCTGCTGATTCTCGCGGCCCTGCTGACCGGCTTGATCTACAGCCTGACCTGGCGCCCTGCCGACAAGGAAACCCTGCCCATCCGCTGCGTCGCGCCCCGCGCACCCACCCTGTTGCCGGGCCAGGCGCTCAAGGTGATGACCTGGAACGTGCAGTACCTGGCGGGCAAGAACTACGTGTTCTGGTACGACACCCCGGACGGCAGCGGCCCGGACGACCGCCCCACCGTTGAAGACATGGCCGCCAGCCTCGACGAAGTGGCGCGAGTGATCCGCGACGAACAGCCCGACATCCTGCTGTTGCAGGAAGTCGACGAAGGCGCCAAGCCTTCCAGCTACCAGGACCAACTGGCCCTGCTCCAGGAGCGCCTGGCCGATCTCTACCCGTGCAGCGCCCAAGCCTTCGACTGGAAAGCCGACTTCGTGCCCGACCTGCACATCTTCGGCAGCGTCGGCCGCAAGCTGGTGACCATGAGCCGCTACCAGATCGAACACGCCGAGCGCCTGCAACTTCCGGTAGCCCACGCCAACCTGATCAGCCGTCAATTCCAGCCCAAACCCGCGTTATTGCTGACCTACCTGCCGCTGAGCGATGGCGGCCAGTTGGCCGTACTCAATACCCGCCTGGACGGCACGGCCCCGGGGCACAACGCGGTGCAGGAACAGGTGCAGGCAACCGTCAAGCTGGTGGATAAATTCGAAAGCCGTGGCACGCCATGGCTGATGGGTGGGGATTTCAACCTGTTGCCGCTGGGGCAATTCCTGCGCCTGGACGCCGGCAAACGCGGGCAATACTCGCCGGACAGCGAGCTGCATCTGCTGTGGGAAAAGTACCCGATGATTCCGAGTAACAGTGAATCCAGCGGGATTGATCGGAACCAGTGGCTGACGTATTTCCCGAACGACCCGACTGTAGAGGGCCCGGATCGTACGCTGGATTATCTGTTCTACAGCTCGCGGATCAAGAAGGTCGAGGCCAAGGTGCGGCAGAGCGATACGGTGCGTATCTCCACTCATTTGCCGGTGATTGCGCGATTCCTGTTGCCCGCCGCGCAGTAAGCCACGCGGCAAAACAGTAGGGGAGCTGGCTTGGGTGGGAGCCGGGCTTGCCCGCGATGCAGGCACCTCGGTCTATCCAACAGACCGAGGTGATGCCATCGCAGGCAAGCCAGCTCCCACAGTTGATCTTCCGCGCGCTTACTTTCTTGGTTTGATCCGAGCCGTAGGTTCAGCAATCAACGGATCATCCGGCCAGTAATGCTTCGGATACCGCCCCTTCAAATCCTTCTTCACCTCGGCGTACGTACTGCGCCAGAAATTGGCCAGATCCTGCGTTACTTGCACCGGGCGCCTTGCCGGCGACAACAGGTGCAGCTTGACCACCTGCCGTCCGCCGGCAATCCGCGGCGTGTCTGCCAGCCCGAACAATTCCTGCAGACGCACCGCCAGAATCGGCGGCTGCTCGCTGTAGTCCAGACGCACCGACGAGCCCGACGGCACCTTCAGATGGTGCGGCGCCAACTCGTCCAACCGCGCAGGCAACGGCCACGGCAGCAGGTTATGCAGGAAGCTGGAAATATCCAGATTGGAAAAATGGCTCAGGCGCGACACCTTGCCCAGGTACGGCATCAACCAATGTTCCAGGCTGGCGAGCAAGGCGCTGTCGCTGACATCCGGCCATTCGCTGGCCTTGCCGGTGTCCAGATGACGCAGCAGCATCACCCGCGCCTGCCATTGGCGCAGCTCCGGGGTCCAGGGCAGCAGTTCCAGGCCTTTGCGTCGCACCAGGTTGACCAGCGCCTGGCTGCGGGCAGACTCGTCCAGGCCGGTCAGCGGCTCGCGGCTGAGCACCAGCTCGCCGACCTTGCGCTGGCGTTCGGCGCGCAGCACGCCTTCGCGTTCGTCCCAGTCGAGTTGGTCGACATTGCGCACCTGCTCGGCCAGCACCGAGTCAAACAGCACCGGGTCAAAATCTGCCGCGAGGTAAATCCGTTCTTCGCGCTGGCCATGGCGGCTGCCCAAGTCGGCGATCACCAGCCAGGGTTGTTTCATCAGGCTGTCGGCCTCGGCGAACAGCGCAGCACGGCCGTTGGCCAGGCGGTATTCAGCCCCGCCGGCACGCCGTTGCTGGGCGACGCGGTCCGGGTAGGCCAGCG
Proteins encoded:
- a CDS encoding endonuclease/exonuclease/phosphatase family protein, with the translated sequence MTRLLRITLLGLLILAALLTGLIYSLTWRPADKETLPIRCVAPRAPTLLPGQALKVMTWNVQYLAGKNYVFWYDTPDGSGPDDRPTVEDMAASLDEVARVIRDEQPDILLLQEVDEGAKPSSYQDQLALLQERLADLYPCSAQAFDWKADFVPDLHIFGSVGRKLVTMSRYQIEHAERLQLPVAHANLISRQFQPKPALLLTYLPLSDGGQLAVLNTRLDGTAPGHNAVQEQVQATVKLVDKFESRGTPWLMGGDFNLLPLGQFLRLDAGKRGQYSPDSELHLLWEKYPMIPSNSESSGIDRNQWLTYFPNDPTVEGPDRTLDYLFYSSRIKKVEAKVRQSDTVRISTHLPVIARFLLPAAQ
- a CDS encoding 3'-5' exonuclease; translated protein: MERIAVIDFETTGIQPSSSCRATEIAVVILEQGQIVDRYQSLMNAGVRVPGFIEQLTGISNAMLRTAPSAERVMNEVNEFVGTTPLLAHNAAFDQKFWDFELGLIRRTRLQKFACSLLLARRLMPAAPNHKLGTLTSFAQLPHTGKAHRAMADAEMAANLTAHLAEELRRTHGLRELSHELLCSLQKVPAAKINDHLKKHRGF
- a CDS encoding NYN domain-containing protein; protein product: MKKIAVFADVQNLYYTVRQAYGCHFNYAALWADISQRGQIVEAYAYAIDRGDSKQQQFQQILRNLGFTVKLKPYIQRSDGSAKGDWDVGITIDIMDAAAHVDEVVLASGDGDFDMLLDRIISKHGVEAVAYGVPGLTANSLIRAASRYVPIEGALLLK
- a CDS encoding DUF2076 domain-containing protein, encoding MNSEEQTLIDGLFSRLQQAETDSAPRDAQAEARIKEHVTRQPAAAYYMTQSILVQEHAIKSLDAQNKQQAEQIRQLQDQLQQAKSQAAQPAPSSGGFLSSIFGGGSRDPQPAQSAPASSGGGWREPARPSFGGQPAPQQNYGAPQQNYQQPQQAPAAPIGSGFLGGALKTAAGVAGGVMLAEGISSLFSHNSQQPQVVEEIIREEPAPASDNSNWGNDDQKFAGNDSWGSDNSSDSFADNDYSDDSSSFGDDDSFV
- a CDS encoding YciC family protein, producing MNPLDVLRDSFFFFKRNLGAIVQLCLPLVIFEALLQQVLDHTLGPDAFPGYSVVIGLLVYPLYTGALILFLDARTRGESPRTLDVLAMALTLWPRFALLTAVSTLLILLGLSLYFLPGLWLMVVLAFAEYLLVLRGMSALSAMKESLRLTRGHFWRILVCLLCVMTPLWLLKGASVAVYPDPNPLLGLLIDSAQSFLQLFTSVVLFRLFMLIGGDADAR